One window of Cohnella hashimotonis genomic DNA carries:
- a CDS encoding ribose-phosphate diphosphokinase — protein sequence MYSSKLRIFSGSSNPVLAEKIAEQLGLPLGKITLSRFKSGEVYVHYEETIRNCDVFLVQSLSHPINDFFVELLIMIDAAKRASARTINIVLPYYGYARQERKAAPREPISAKMVADVLTTVGATRIVTIDLHAPAIQGFFNIPVDHLTALDLISDYLRAKNIRNPVIVSPDAGRASTAEKLANQLDSPFAIMIKKRPAHNESVITHVIGEVEGYTPIIIEDMIDTGTTIVNVVEGLKERGSEDVYVCATHPLFSGNALQKLDHPSIREVVVTDSILLPNDRSDRFKVLSVAPMLAEATRIITEGGSISTLFKTAGV from the coding sequence ATGTACAGCAGCAAGCTTCGTATTTTTTCCGGATCGTCGAATCCCGTGCTGGCGGAGAAGATCGCCGAGCAGCTCGGGCTGCCGCTAGGCAAGATTACGCTGTCTCGCTTCAAGAGCGGCGAAGTGTACGTGCACTACGAGGAGACCATCCGCAACTGCGACGTGTTCCTCGTGCAATCTTTGTCACATCCGATCAATGACTTCTTCGTAGAGCTGCTGATCATGATCGACGCGGCCAAGCGGGCATCGGCGCGTACGATCAACATTGTGCTCCCTTACTATGGATATGCCCGCCAAGAGCGCAAGGCCGCGCCGCGCGAGCCGATCTCCGCGAAGATGGTCGCGGACGTGCTGACGACAGTCGGCGCGACCCGGATCGTCACGATCGACCTGCACGCGCCGGCGATCCAAGGTTTCTTCAACATCCCGGTCGACCACTTGACCGCGCTGGATCTGATCAGCGATTACCTGCGGGCGAAGAACATCCGCAATCCGGTTATCGTCTCGCCGGACGCCGGACGAGCCTCCACGGCGGAGAAGCTGGCCAACCAGCTCGATTCTCCGTTCGCGATCATGATCAAGAAGCGCCCCGCGCACAACGAATCGGTCATCACGCACGTCATCGGCGAAGTCGAGGGTTATACCCCGATTATCATCGAGGACATGATCGACACCGGTACGACGATCGTGAACGTCGTCGAGGGCCTGAAGGAGCGCGGTTCGGAGGACGTTTACGTCTGCGCGACGCATCCGCTCTTCTCCGGCAACGCCCTGCAGAAGCTCGATCACCCGAGCATTCGCGAGGTCGTCGTGACGGATTCGATCCTGCTGCCGAACGACCGTTCGGACCGTTTCAAGGTGCTGTCCGTCGCGCCGATGCTGGCCGAAGCGACCCGCATCATCACCGAAGGCGGCTCGATCAGCACGCTGTTCAAGACGGCGGGCGTATAG
- the hisA gene encoding 1-(5-phosphoribosyl)-5-[(5-phosphoribosylamino)methylideneamino]imidazole-4-carboxamide isomerase — protein MSNFIIYPAIDIRGGKAVRLVQGDYNRETVYNDDPVSAAKDWEAQGGEWVHLVDLDGAKVGHPVNDELIGRIARSVQVPVQVGGGLRTEADVERLLSLGVSRVILGTAAIEDRAFVSKVLAKYGGKVAIGIDARDGFVATRGWLETSQVRAEDLAKELAAEGAETFIFTDISRDGMMGGPNVEAIVRLAQISGRTVIASGGVSKPEDLANLSKHAADGVGGAIVGKALYTGSISLSEAVAAYK, from the coding sequence TTGTCCAATTTCATCATCTACCCGGCCATCGACATTCGCGGCGGCAAAGCCGTCCGTCTGGTTCAGGGCGACTATAATCGCGAGACGGTGTACAACGACGATCCGGTGTCCGCGGCCAAAGATTGGGAAGCGCAGGGCGGCGAGTGGGTGCATCTCGTCGATCTGGACGGCGCCAAGGTCGGTCACCCGGTCAACGATGAGCTGATCGGCCGAATCGCGCGTTCCGTGCAGGTTCCCGTGCAGGTAGGCGGCGGCCTTCGGACCGAGGCGGACGTCGAGCGGCTGCTGTCGCTCGGCGTTTCCCGCGTCATTCTGGGGACGGCGGCGATCGAGGACCGCGCCTTCGTATCGAAGGTGCTGGCGAAGTACGGCGGCAAAGTGGCGATCGGCATCGACGCCCGGGACGGCTTCGTGGCGACGCGAGGCTGGCTCGAGACATCGCAGGTGCGCGCGGAGGATCTGGCGAAGGAGCTGGCGGCCGAGGGGGCCGAGACGTTCATTTTCACCGACATTTCCCGCGACGGCATGATGGGCGGACCGAACGTCGAAGCGATCGTGCGCCTGGCGCAAATATCGGGCCGCACGGTCATCGCCTCGGGCGGCGTCAGCAAGCCGGAGGACCTGGCGAACCTGTCGAAGCATGCGGCGGACGGCGTCGGCGGCGCGATCGTCGGCAAGGCGCTCTATACGGGCAGCATCTCGCTGTCCGAGGCAGTCGCCGCTTACAAGTAA
- a CDS encoding tetratricopeptide repeat protein: MNPRKRMVAGRRTKVIPLSLDATFFFERAVQSLDRYHYDKALKYFRRAVEYEPENPVNHCNMAGILSEMGRYEESNDILRSVLERIDPGMTECHYYLANNYANMELFEAAEESLVTYLENDPDGQFLDEADELLDLLVYELKRPTKLSTIKAKESLYEHDKARELLEAGRFSEAVRLLEDILIQKPDFLAARNNLGLAYYYMGLFDKSVQTIGEVLKAEPGNLHALCNLAIFYQHVNRREDLAALLSLLKKTIPIHPEHVFKLGTTMGIVGEHREAYIHFNRLLRKGELSSEPSLHHFAAVASANIGRLDEAERHWLQARRLDASPAVADFYLGKLAKVRQGEASPPTQYHYHMPFDEQFREWEKHPERISETLKKDPLVRSSFFWALRHGDRRTKMQVIQALGLVADEEVIEALKAFLVDAEEEDDLKRVAVLVLRSIGVEDALAVVFDGRSLTLDARRRSARLPVWDSDWQGVLEQAMERMAGRYDVVQQHDMMTLWVDYLSRVYPDVPKLRNAAGWAAALEYWTAKMHRRSITYAELMDVYGASQASISRYAGRIDEACGIREKLKLTNRAFQDRP; encoded by the coding sequence ATGAATCCGCGCAAGCGTATGGTCGCCGGCCGCCGCACCAAAGTCATTCCGTTGTCGCTGGACGCGACGTTTTTCTTTGAGCGCGCCGTCCAGTCGCTGGACCGCTATCATTACGACAAGGCGCTCAAGTATTTCCGCCGTGCCGTCGAATACGAGCCGGAGAATCCGGTGAATCACTGCAACATGGCAGGCATCCTGTCCGAGATGGGGCGCTACGAGGAGTCCAACGATATCCTGCGGTCGGTGCTGGAGCGCATCGATCCGGGCATGACGGAGTGCCATTATTATCTGGCGAACAACTATGCCAACATGGAACTCTTCGAGGCTGCCGAGGAGTCGCTCGTCACGTACCTGGAGAACGATCCGGACGGCCAGTTCCTCGACGAGGCGGACGAGTTGCTCGATCTGCTGGTTTACGAGCTCAAGCGTCCGACCAAGCTGTCCACGATCAAGGCCAAGGAGAGTCTCTACGAGCACGACAAGGCGAGGGAGCTGCTGGAGGCAGGACGTTTCTCCGAGGCCGTGCGGCTGCTGGAGGATATCCTGATCCAGAAGCCGGACTTCCTCGCGGCGCGCAACAATCTAGGGCTTGCCTATTATTATATGGGCTTGTTCGACAAGTCCGTGCAGACGATCGGCGAGGTGCTTAAGGCGGAGCCGGGTAATTTGCACGCGCTTTGCAACCTGGCTATTTTCTATCAGCACGTGAACCGGCGCGAAGATCTCGCTGCGCTGCTGAGCCTTTTGAAGAAGACGATTCCGATTCATCCCGAGCATGTATTCAAGCTGGGCACGACGATGGGAATTGTCGGCGAACACCGCGAAGCGTACATTCACTTCAACAGGCTGCTACGCAAAGGCGAGCTGTCCTCGGAGCCGAGCCTGCATCACTTCGCGGCCGTCGCATCTGCCAATATCGGAAGGTTGGACGAGGCCGAGCGACACTGGCTGCAGGCGAGGCGGCTGGACGCGTCGCCGGCCGTCGCTGATTTCTATCTGGGCAAATTGGCTAAGGTAAGACAGGGAGAAGCGAGTCCGCCGACCCAGTACCACTACCATATGCCGTTCGACGAGCAGTTTCGCGAGTGGGAAAAGCACCCCGAGCGGATCTCCGAGACGCTCAAGAAGGATCCGCTCGTGCGCTCCTCATTTTTCTGGGCGCTGCGCCACGGCGATCGCCGGACCAAGATGCAGGTCATCCAGGCGCTGGGTCTGGTTGCCGACGAAGAGGTCATCGAGGCGCTGAAGGCATTTCTCGTCGACGCGGAGGAAGAGGACGACCTGAAGCGGGTCGCCGTGCTCGTGCTGCGCTCGATTGGCGTCGAGGACGCGCTCGCGGTCGTCTTCGACGGCCGGTCGCTCACGCTCGACGCGAGGCGCAGGTCCGCCAGGCTGCCGGTCTGGGACAGCGACTGGCAGGGCGTGCTGGAGCAGGCGATGGAGCGAATGGCCGGACGGTACGACGTCGTGCAGCAGCATGACATGATGACGCTGTGGGTCGATTATCTCTCCCGCGTCTATCCGGATGTGCCCAAGCTTCGCAATGCGGCAGGCTGGGCTGCGGCGCTCGAATATTGGACGGCGAAAATGCACCGCAGGAGCATTACATACGCCGAGCTGATGGACGTATACGGCGCTTCGCAGGCTAGCATCAGCCGTTATGCGGGACGAATCGACGAGGCTTGCGGCATCCGCGAGAAGTTGAAGCTGACGAACCGCGCATTTCAGGATCGCCCTTAA
- the hisF gene encoding imidazole glycerol phosphate synthase subunit HisF, whose product MLAKRVIPCLDVKDGRVVKGVNFVNLRDAGDPVELAEIYDREGADELVFLDISASVEGRATMVDVVRRTAGEITIPFTVGGGISTVEDMKRLLRAGADKIGINTAAIRNPDLISDGSRVFGAQCIVVAIDAKYNAEWGEWEIFTHGGRNPTGIRAVAWAQEAERRGAGELLLTSMDADGTKDGFDNALTRAVSDNVGIPVIASGGAGNVSHFADAFSQGHADAALAASIFHYKEVTIREVKDALRSQGVNVR is encoded by the coding sequence ATGTTGGCAAAACGCGTCATTCCCTGCCTCGACGTCAAGGACGGGCGGGTCGTCAAAGGCGTCAATTTCGTTAACCTGCGCGACGCGGGAGATCCGGTCGAGCTGGCCGAGATCTACGACCGCGAAGGCGCGGACGAGCTGGTGTTTCTCGACATCTCGGCTTCGGTCGAGGGCCGCGCGACGATGGTCGACGTCGTGCGCAGGACGGCCGGCGAGATCACGATTCCGTTTACCGTAGGCGGCGGCATCTCTACGGTCGAAGACATGAAACGGCTGCTGCGAGCCGGCGCCGACAAGATCGGGATCAACACGGCGGCGATCCGCAATCCGGATCTCATCTCGGACGGTTCGCGCGTGTTCGGCGCGCAGTGCATCGTCGTCGCCATCGACGCGAAGTACAACGCCGAGTGGGGCGAATGGGAGATCTTCACGCACGGCGGACGCAATCCGACGGGCATCCGGGCGGTCGCCTGGGCGCAGGAAGCCGAGCGGCGCGGCGCAGGCGAGCTGCTCTTGACGAGCATGGACGCAGACGGCACGAAGGACGGGTTCGACAACGCGCTGACGCGCGCCGTGTCGGATAACGTCGGCATTCCCGTCATCGCCTCGGGCGGCGCGGGCAACGTCTCCCATTTCGCGGACGCCTTCTCGCAGGGGCACGCGGACGCGGCGCTCGCCGCGAGCATTTTCCACTACAAAGAAGTGACGATCCGCGAGGTCAAGGACGCCCTGCGGAGCCAAGGAGTGAATGTGAGATGA
- the hisIE gene encoding bifunctional phosphoribosyl-AMP cyclohydrolase/phosphoribosyl-ATP diphosphatase HisIE → MSETLSDSIKWDADGLVPAIVQDAVSKEVLMMAYMNKESLALTLEKGETVFWSRSRQELWHKGATSGNTQKVVSVRYDCDGDTLLVQAIPNGPACHTGSYSCFYRDASGELPQESLPGADRFAPLSELESTIAKRHAERPEGSYTTYLFDKGLDKILKKIGEETAEVIIGAKNHDKAETRAEAADLIFHLMVLLREESIPLDDVLQELEFRHRKPTKKN, encoded by the coding sequence ATGAGCGAGACGCTGTCGGATTCGATCAAATGGGACGCGGACGGGCTGGTGCCTGCGATCGTGCAGGACGCGGTCAGCAAGGAAGTACTCATGATGGCCTATATGAACAAGGAATCCCTCGCCCTGACGCTGGAAAAAGGGGAGACGGTATTCTGGAGCCGGTCCCGGCAGGAGCTGTGGCATAAAGGCGCGACGAGCGGCAATACCCAAAAGGTCGTGTCGGTGCGCTACGATTGCGACGGCGACACGCTGCTGGTCCAGGCGATCCCGAACGGCCCGGCCTGCCACACCGGCAGCTACAGCTGTTTCTACCGCGATGCGTCCGGCGAGCTGCCGCAGGAATCGCTGCCTGGAGCCGACCGCTTCGCGCCGCTATCCGAGCTGGAGTCGACGATCGCGAAGCGGCATGCCGAGCGGCCAGAGGGCTCGTATACGACGTACCTTTTCGACAAAGGTCTGGACAAGATCCTGAAAAAGATCGGCGAGGAGACCGCGGAGGTCATCATCGGCGCCAAGAACCACGACAAGGCGGAGACGCGCGCGGAAGCGGCGGATCTCATCTTCCATTTGATGGTGCTGCTGCGCGAGGAAAGCATTCCGCTCGACGATGTCCTTCAAGAGCTGGAGTTCCGCCACCGCAAGCCGACCAAAAAGAATTGA